The genomic stretch TTTGACACCAGCTAGTATATCAGTCATAATACTATTATCTCGAATTCGAGGTAATTCCATTCTATAGGCTGGAGTGATAAACATGAATCATTTAAAAGGTATTCACCATGTAACGGCAATTACAAGCAGTGCAGAAAAAAACTATGAGTTCTTCACATATGTGCTAGGCATGCGTCTAGTTAAGAAGACAGTGAACCAAGATGATATTCAGACGTACCATTTATTCTTTGCTGATGACAAAGGAAGTGCAGGGACAGACATGACCTTCTTCGATTTCCCTGGTATTCCGAAAGGTACGCACGGTACGAATGAAATTTTCAAAACGGGCTTTCGTGTGCCATCCGACGCAGCGTTGGATTATTGGGTGAAACGATTTGATCGCTTGGACGTAAAACATCGTGGCGTGAAAGAACAATTTGGTATTAAAACAGTAACATTTGAAGATTTTGATGAGCAGCAATACCAGCTGATCAGCGACGAACATGATGAAGGGGTGGCATCCGGAACGCCATGGCAAGACGGACCGGTACCGTTGGAATATGCGATTACAGGGCTTGGTCCAATTCACGTCCGGACGGCTCATATTGATTACTTCAAAGAAATGCTGGAGAAAGTGCTGCAATTCCGCCCGGTAGCACAAGAAGGATCACTATTTTTGTATGAAGTTGGCGAAGGCGGAAATGGTGCGCGCGTAATCGTTGAGCACAATACGGTTTTACCAGATGGAAGACAAGGATACGGCACGGTGCACCATGCAGCATTCCGTGTAGAGGATCGTTCTGTGTTGGAAGAATGGATTGAACGGATGCACAGCTTTGGATTCCAAACATCCGGGTACGTGGATCGTCATTTC from Terribacillus sp. DMT04 encodes the following:
- a CDS encoding ring-cleaving dioxygenase; translated protein: MNHLKGIHHVTAITSSAEKNYEFFTYVLGMRLVKKTVNQDDIQTYHLFFADDKGSAGTDMTFFDFPGIPKGTHGTNEIFKTGFRVPSDAALDYWVKRFDRLDVKHRGVKEQFGIKTVTFEDFDEQQYQLISDEHDEGVASGTPWQDGPVPLEYAITGLGPIHVRTAHIDYFKEMLEKVLQFRPVAQEGSLFLYEVGEGGNGARVIVEHNTVLPDGRQGYGTVHHAAFRVEDRSVLEEWIERMHSFGFQTSGYVDRHFFESLYSRVAPQILFEFATDGPGFMGDEPYETLGEKLSLPPFLEPERERIEKLVRPIDTVRSTKRFEKE